Proteins encoded in a region of the Cydia pomonella isolate Wapato2018A chromosome 3, ilCydPomo1, whole genome shotgun sequence genome:
- the LOC133516444 gene encoding alpha-N-acetylgalactosaminidase-like has translation MGVGIQIFVFIFAMCLDFVLLLNNGVARTPPMGWMSWGYYQCADDCVKNPDKCLNEQLIMSVADTLFNDGYLEAGYEYVVIDDCWSEKLRDSDDRLVPDRKRFPRGMKFLADYIHKLGLKFGMYTNVGTDTCMHYPGSRGHFDNDAQQFAEWDVDYLKVDGCFVEDKYLDTAYIKLGHYLNKTGRPMVFSCSWPYYKEYIHKSEFSYAPIARHCNMWRNFHDIFINFGNVVWIIDNYEKNNKLYRQFHKPGQWNDPDMIILGNKGLTDSQSRIQMGLWAMWSAPLLLSCDMRNITPFEKQLLQNMDLLAIAQDPRGKMATAFKIREKVTLWVKRHLPMKGDIYSTYSFALVNLGGDNQYVSFKPADYGLEATDVYTILDVFTGVFLRNVTRQDVLNVSVSAEDIILYTFYPL, from the exons ATGGGTGTAGGAATTCAGATTTTCGTGTTTATTTTCGCTATGTGCTTAGATTTCGTGTTGTTACTGAATAACGGCGTAGCCCGGACACCTCCCATGGGCTGGATGTCGTGGGGGTACTACCAGTGCGCCGACGACTGTGTTAAAAACCCCGATAAATGTCTCAA TGAACAACTCATAATGTCCGTGGCGGATACATTATTCAATGACGGCTACCTGGAGGCCGGGTATGAGTATGTTGTGATTGATGACTGCTGGTCGGAGAAGCTGCGGGACAGCGATGACCGTCTGGTGCCGGATAGAAAAAGATTCCCGAGGGGTATGAAGTTCTTAGCAGACTAT ATCCACAAGCTGGGTTTGAAATTCGGCATGTACACAAACGTGGGCACCGACACGTGCATGCACTACCCAGGCTCTCGCGGACACTTCGATAACGACGCCCAGCAGTTCGCGGAGTGGGACGTGGACTACCTCAAAGTTGACGGCTGCTTTGTGGAAGACAAGTATCTTGATACTG CATACATAAAGCTTGGTCACTATTTGAATAAGACTGGAAGACCCATGGTGTTCTCCTGCAGTTGGCCTTATTATAAGGAGTATATTCATAAGAGTGAG TTCAGCTACGCCCCTATCGCACGGCATTGCAACATGTGGCGCAACTTCCACGACATCTTCATCAACTTCGGCAACGTCGTATGGATCATAGACAACTACGAGAAAAACAACAAGCTGTACAGGCAGTTCCATAAGCCGGGCCAGTGGAACGATCCTGACATG atAATCCTAGGAAACAAAGGTCTAACCGATAGCCAGAGCCGCATCCAAATGGGCTTGTGGGCTATGTGGTCCGCGCCCCTCCTGCTCAGCTGCGACATGAGGAACATCACGCCATTTGAGAAACAGCTGCTGCAGAACATGGACCTGCTGGCCATAGCCCAGGACCCTAGGGGAAAAATGGCTACAGCCTTTAAG ATTCGAGAGAAAGTTACATTATGGGTGAAGCGCCACCTACCTATGAAAGGAGACATATATTCTACTTACTCTTTCGCACTCGTCAATTTAGGAGGAGATAATCAATATGTTTCTTTCAAGCCGGCGGACTATGGATTGGAAGCGACTGATGTGTATACAATTTTG GATGTGTTCACGGGGGTTTTCTTAAGAAATGTGACAAGACAGGATGTTCTAAACGTTTCGGTTTCGGCTGAAG ataTTATTCTTTACACGTTCTATCCCTTATGA